From Cupriavidus oxalaticus:
ACATGGAAGGCCGGCAGCACCGACAGCACGTGATCGTCCGGCGTCATGCCGTGCGCCCACCAGCTGGCGCGCGCATTGGCCAGCAGCCCGGCCTGCGTATGCACCGCGCCCTTGGGCTTGCCGGTAGTGCCCGAGGTGTAGGCCAGCAGCAGCGGCGCGTCGCCGGCAACGTGCGGGAAGCTGGCGACGGCCGGCGCCGGGTGATCGATGATGCGTTCCAGATGCGCCAGCCGGCACTGGCTGGCGCCGGCCTCCAGCGCCAGCGCGGCATGCGCGTCATCGTGGAACAGCAGCGCCAGCTGCGCATGGCCGGCGATGGCATGCAGCTCGGCCGCGGCGAGCCGGTAGTTCAGCGGCACGAACATCGCCCCGACCCGCGCGCAGGCGAACAGCAGCACCAGCTGCAATTCATGGTTCAGGCACAGCGTGCCGACCCGGTCGCCGGGGCGGATGGCCCATGTCGCCGCCAGGTGGGCGCTGGCGCGCTCCACGCGGCGCCACAGCTTGCCGTAGCTGAAGGTGCGGCCGAGGTAATGCAGTGCGGGCCGCTGCGGCGCCGCCTCGGCATGCGCCCACAGCATGGCCGACAGCGCGCCGAGTCCGGCGGCACCGGGACGGGAGGGGCCAGGGCCAGGGCGGGCGCCGCTCATTCGTCGCGCTCGCCGGATTCATACAGCGTTTCGCGGCCCATGCGGTCCAGGATCAGTTCGGCGGTCCAGGGCAGCATCAGCGCGCCGCAGCGCGAATCGCGGTACAGGCGCTCCAGCGGCAGGTCCTTGAGCATCGACTGCCCGCCACAGGTTCGGATCGCCAGCCGCGCGATATCGTTGGCGCCTTCCATCACGGTGTAGTGCGCGGCGTAGAGGCGCAGGCGCTCGTCCTTGGAAGGGTTCGGCTTCGCTTCATGGATCACGCGCCAGAAGATCGAGCGCATGCTCTCCAGCTGGATGCGCATCTGCGCCACCGCGATCTGCTTGGTCGGGTACATGCGGCGCTTGACCGGCGGCTGGCCCGGCACCTCGCCACGCAGGTACTGCACGGTGAAGTCGTAGGCGGCCTGCGCCACGCCGAGGTAGGTCGGCGACAGCGTGAAGAACATGGCCGGCCAGGTCTGCGCGGCGCGGTAGTAGACCCCGCGCGGCATCAGCTGCTCCTGGTCTGGCACGAACACGTCCTTGAGCAGCAGCGTGCGCGAGACCGTGCCGCGCATGCCCATCGGATCCCATTCGCCGGTGACGGTGAGGCCGTCGGCCTTGCCCGGCACGGCGATATAGAGGGTATCGCGCATGTCGGGATGCTGGTCGCCGCGGTCCTCGGTGCAGAGAATGCCGTAGTAGTCGGCCGCGCCCGACAGCGAGGCGAAGATCTTGCGGCCATTCAGCACCCAGCCGCCTTCGACCTTGCGCGCGGTGGTGCCGAACGGCGCCTTGCCGGCGGCCGCAGCCGAGCCTTCGGAGAACGGCTGCGCGTAGACCGCGCCGTCGCGCACCACGCGTGCGAAATGCAGCGCGCGGCGGGCCTCGTGCTCGGCGCGCTGTCCGGGCGTCATCTCGATGCCATCGGACAGCGTGCCGGTCCACATGGTCGAGCAGATATGCATGTTGTACGTCAGCGCCGTGGCGCCGCAGAAGCGGCCGATCTCGGCGCCCACCATGCAATAGGTGGCAAAGTCCGCGCCCTCGCCGCCGAAGGCTTCCGGCACGCACAGCGCCAGCAGGCCGGCCTCGCGCAGGTCGTCGTAGTTGGCGAACGGAAAGCTGGCCTCGCGGTCCCAGGTGGCAGCGCGCGCGGCAAAGCGTTCGCGGCCCAGGCGGTTGGCCAGCGCCAGCAGGCGCGCCTGGCGCGGGGTGAAATCCGCCGTACCAACGGCAGGAATGAAGTCGAGCTGGCCGGAAGGCATGTCGCGGTCTCCTTGGCGCGGGCCGATATGGACCTGCGCCGTTGATCTGGTTTTCAGGGACTTCGGGACCGGCGCGCGTTTCAGCGCACCGGGAAAT
This genomic window contains:
- a CDS encoding acyl-CoA dehydrogenase family protein → MPSGQLDFIPAVGTADFTPRQARLLALANRLGRERFAARAATWDREASFPFANYDDLREAGLLALCVPEAFGGEGADFATYCMVGAEIGRFCGATALTYNMHICSTMWTGTLSDGIEMTPGQRAEHEARRALHFARVVRDGAVYAQPFSEGSAAAAGKAPFGTTARKVEGGWVLNGRKIFASLSGAADYYGILCTEDRGDQHPDMRDTLYIAVPGKADGLTVTGEWDPMGMRGTVSRTLLLKDVFVPDQEQLMPRGVYYRAAQTWPAMFFTLSPTYLGVAQAAYDFTVQYLRGEVPGQPPVKRRMYPTKQIAVAQMRIQLESMRSIFWRVIHEAKPNPSKDERLRLYAAHYTVMEGANDIARLAIRTCGGQSMLKDLPLERLYRDSRCGALMLPWTAELILDRMGRETLYESGERDE